The Borrelia sp. HM sequence GATTCACAGTTTGCTGTTCACCAATTTCCCCAGCATTAGAATTCACAACACCAAAAGTTATAGGAAATTCAAGTAAATCACCTGGCTGACCTGGCTGACCATTTAAAGAAAGTAATGCTCCTTCATTATTAAATCCCATTGTAAAATTGGAATTTGTTTCTCCATTTACCAAAACCGTAGCATTCCAAGTATTAGGAACATTTGCATCCTTGATAACCCTAAGTTCAACAATATTAGTATTTCCAAAACTATCATAAATAGTTTTATTGACAACCCAAGTACCTCGCGCAATATCAGCTTCGCTTCCGCCCTCATTAATTACAGGCAACCTTTTATCAAGATTACAAGCAAATGTAATGTGTTCAGTGGCCTTAGCTGCTTCTTTATCTCCAATAGGAATAACTAAGTCTTCAACATCAGCAGATGTATTAATAACTTGCTCACCTGCAATAGACTTTGCCATCCAGCCTTGAATTTTCATACCATTTCCGGAATTTACAAGACGCCGATCAGAATCAACATCAAATGCACCAGCTCTTGTATAAAAAGAATTATTGCCATCTCTTAATATAAAAAAACCATTTCCACTAATTCCAAGATCAGATGCTTTTTGAGTACTCTGAAAGGATCCTTGAGTATGAATAGTATCAATAGTAGCAACACTCATTCCAAGTCCAACTTGCTTTGGATTCACACCCCCACGCCCATCAGTAGGACGAGACGCTACAGTGATACTTTGAGATATCATATCCTGAAAATTCACCCTTCCTTTCTTAAAACCAATAGTATTAACATTAGCAATGTTATTTCCAACAACATCCATTCTTGTTTGATGATTCTGAAGACCAGAAACACCAGAATACAAAGATCTCATCATATAATAATTATCCCTCCAATCCTACTGATAAAATATTGTCATAAACATAATATTTTCCATCAATCATAATTTGTGGAACTACTCCTGTTTTAATATTTGTGACTTTTCCCTTGATCATTTCTCCATCAACACTCTCAACCTCAACTATTTTTCCCAATAAACCCAAATCTTTATTTTGACCAATAACTGACGATAAATTTTCAAAAGATTTACTCATATTTGTCATTTGCTCAAGCGTTGAAAATTGTGCCATTTGAGCAATAAATTCTTTATCTTTCATTGGATCTGTTGGATCTTGATATTTAAGTTGCGTAATAAGCAACTTTAAAAAGTCATCACGACCAAGATTATTTCCCTTAACATTGCGTTCTACCTTAGAATTAGATACTATTCCATACCTATTTACACTAACTGAATTATCAATTGTACTCATTTATCCTCCATTCTAAACAATAAAATTAATACTCTTTTCTAAATCATCAGAAATCTCAACATCATCTTCAACCTTAAATATCTTACCCTTATTAAAAGGAGATTCTTGACTCTTAAAATCATCTTTAGAATCACCAGAAAAAAATCTAGAACCACTACCCGCAAGAGAAAGATTTAAACTACTATTAAAACCATTATCATTTAACATTTTATTGAGCGAATACATATTTTGTTCAAAAAGAGCTCTAACATTATGATTATCAACTATTATCTTACCTAATAAATTATTATTAGAATCAAGATTTAAATTAATTCTTATACTACCAAGTCTTTGAGGCTTTAAAATTAACCTAATCTCTCCTGTATCATTCGATTTTAACACAACTTTAGCTTTATTCACAATATTATGATTAATTTTTAAATTCCATTCTGACATCAAATTATCATTCATTTGACTGATAAAAGATTCTCTCATATGTTTTACATTAAAACTATTAAGGTCACCCATAAACCTTGTTATTCCATCAAAAGTTTCCTTAATCTCATATTTACCAATAGAATTTTCACTATCAACTAATCTAAACTTAGAACCTGAATTAAGAAATTCCTTAACATTATCATTTTTCTTAAAATTTTTAACATCAATATTAATAATATTGCTTTCTTTATCTTTTTTGGTGAAATCTAATTCTTTATGATTAGAATCAAAATCAATACCTAACACATCAAAATTATAAAGAGAATTCATATTATTAAATAAAATGTTAAGGTCAGACAAAAAATTTTCAATAGTGTTTGATAATTCTTTTTTATTAACAAAACCAGAATCAAAAGACAAATTTTCATTTAAAATTTCTAAATTTTCAAAATTAAATAAATGCTCCACTTTTTTTAACAAAGATTTTAAATCAGATATAAAACTATTATCACTAAGCTTTTCAAAAATAAACGACTGTTTTAAAGATACACTTTTAAAATTATTATCTATAAGACCATTATTTTTTAAAAACTTAATAAAACCTTGCACTAAATCTCTACACTGAGATAAATTTTTAATCTCAGAAAAAATTAAATTTGAAAACACACTTTTGCTATCTCGGGTAAAACCACTATTTAAATCTATAAGATTTAAACCTTTAATTAGACCTTGAGAATTATTACCAATCTTATCTAAAATCATTATAATACATCACTCCAAAGAACTAACAGACATTTTTCTAATCAATACGGCAGCTTTCTTAGAATCCATAAGAGATAACCAATAAGGAACAATAGATGACCGACCCTCTTTCTTAGCAATATCTTCTACTTTTCGCATATAAGATATTGCAATTTCATCATTAAGCTCTTCAAGCCTCTTAACAGCATCTTGTGGTGGCATATTGATTAAATATAAAGCGGCTTGTACAAAATTTTTATCTTCGTCTTTATATTTATTTACAATATCATCAATTATTTTTTGTTTCAAATCTAAATCTTTTTGCTTTTGATTAAGCTCAGCCTCAAATTTGTTTAAACTTTCCTCCCTTTTTTTTAATTCCTCTCTTAATTTTTCAACTTGCTGATTTTTAATATAGATGGCCTCTTTTTCTTTTATCATCCTAATCTCGTCAAGACTAATATTTGTATATTCACTAAATTGAGCATCTTCTTTAAAAACTAAAGTTTTGATATACGAAGGCAAATAATCTCTAGCTCTATATATACCAAATAAATCAATTAAAAAAAATGACAGTCCTAATAAAAAAACAATTAACAATAACCAAAAAACCAATCTCAACACAAATGACAAGAAACTATTCATCTATATTTCCTAATTTTTTAAAAATTTTATAATTAACATATTCATCTAAAAACAGGTTTTCGTTTTTTAGTGTTTCTTTAATTATAGTACTATTTAAAGATTCTATTAACATGCTAATCTTTTTTTCTTCTCCATATTTTTTTAAATAAATACCACGATATTTATCATACTCATGCTTAAATTTTACAAGCTTTTTTAACTCTTCCTTTTTTCTAAAAGTCAAATAATCTAAATAATTTCCTTTTAAAAAAACATCCATGTCATTTAATCCATCTAAATCTTTAGAAATTCCCTCTAAAAATTCTTCTATTTTTGAAATTTTACCATTTATATTGATTAAATCATTTTCGCTCAACTTTCTATCATAAGCTCTAATATTTAATATTTTTTTAAATTTTCTTATCTTAAAATATAGACCACTCAAACTAATATTTCTCTAATTTCATCATCTAAATCTTCAAAATTAAATTCTTCTTGCATCCCTTGAGATAAAAAATCAATAATCTTTGGATACTTTGAAATTGCTAAATCAACTTCTTTATTAGAACCTTTTAAATAAATTCCCGTCTTAATTAAATCCTCATAATTTTTATAAATAGACAACAAATTTCTAATTTTAGATATTAATTTTTGTCTTTCAAAACTTAATATTCTATGAAAAGATCTTGAAGTTGAACTTAAAATATTTACTGAGGGATAAATTCCTCTATCAGACAAATCTCTATCCAAAATAATGTGTCCATCTAAAGTAGCTTTCATAATATCAGCTATTGGTTCTGTAAAATCATCACCCTCTACAAGAACAGTATAAAAACCTGTAATACTTCCCTTACCCTTAAGTCCTGAACGTTCAAGCAAAATAGGAATCTCTACAAAAACAGAAGGAGGATATCCTTTAGTAGCAGGCGGTTCTCCCATAGAAAGACTCATTTCTCTTTTAGCATTTGCAAATCTCGTGATTGAATCAAATAGCAACATAACATCCATACCACAATCTCTGAAATATTCAGCTATTAACGTTGCAGTATAAGCCCCTCTATATCTTGAAATAGGAGATTCATCGGAAGTTGAAACAATTAAAACACTTCTATTAAAACATTCCCCTTCAAGTTCATATTTAATAAACTCATTAAGCTCACGCCCTCTCTCACCAATGAATGCAATGACATTAACATCTGCTTTAGAATTCTTAGCAATCATACCAAGTAAAGTAGATTTACCAACACCAGCACCTGAAAAAATACCTACACGTTGACCCTTTGCTACTGGCAAAAAACTATCAAGAACTCTAACACCAGTAACCATTTGCTCAGAAAAAATACCCCTATCTAAAGGATTAATACTACTAAAACTTAGCTCTTTATAATGATTACCAAGAAATTGGCCTTTATTATCAATAGGCCTACCAAGAGAATCAATTACTCTTCCAAGCAATTCATCACTAAGATTAATTTGAAGCTTTTTATCCAAGGAATAAACTTTATCACCAACCTCAAGTCCATCAAATCTTTCATAAGCCATAAGACTAACAAAAGGACCATTAAAACCTAAAACTTCAGCACATATTTTTTTACCATTGTTCTGTTCAATTAAACATAAATCACCAATACCACATTTTGGACCCAAACTTTCAACTAAAAGACCCTTAATTTTTTTTACTTTTCCAATAAGAGGCATAGACTCAACAGTATCTAATATTTTTGAATAATTTTCAAAAAAATTGTCCACTAATATCCCCTAGTCTTTAAAATATGGAGGAAAAATTTTTAAATTTTTCCTCTATTCTATCAAGTTGAAATGAAATTCGCGCATCTATTTCCCCAAAATCAGTCTCAACAATACATCCACCCTTTCCTATATTGATATCTTCAATAACTTCTAGATTTTTTATAAGATCAAACTTAGAAATAAACTCATGTTTTTTATGACTAACAATATCTATATCATCAAGATTAACACGAATAATAATATTTGTTTTACTTTTTATTTTTTTTAAAGCCTCATTTACGTTTTCTATAACAACACCTTTTTGAGAATCTACAATCTTCTTAACTA is a genomic window containing:
- the flgD gene encoding flagellar hook assembly protein FlgD, coding for MSTIDNSVSVNRYGIVSNSKVERNVKGNNLGRDDFLKLLITQLKYQDPTDPMKDKEFIAQMAQFSTLEQMTNMSKSFENLSSVIGQNKDLGLLGKIVEVESVDGEMIKGKVTNIKTGVVPQIMIDGKYYVYDNILSVGLEG
- a CDS encoding flagellar protein FlbA, encoding MSGLYFKIRKFKKILNIRAYDRKLSENDLININGKISKIEEFLEGISKDLDGLNDMDVFLKGNYLDYLTFRKKEELKKLVKFKHEYDKYRGIYLKKYGEEKKISMLIESLNSTIIKETLKNENLFLDEYVNYKIFKKLGNIDE
- a CDS encoding FliI/YscN family ATPase is translated as MDNFFENYSKILDTVESMPLIGKVKKIKGLLVESLGPKCGIGDLCLIEQNNGKKICAEVLGFNGPFVSLMAYERFDGLEVGDKVYSLDKKLQINLSDELLGRVIDSLGRPIDNKGQFLGNHYKELSFSSINPLDRGIFSEQMVTGVRVLDSFLPVAKGQRVGIFSGAGVGKSTLLGMIAKNSKADVNVIAFIGERGRELNEFIKYELEGECFNRSVLIVSTSDESPISRYRGAYTATLIAEYFRDCGMDVMLLFDSITRFANAKREMSLSMGEPPATKGYPPSVFVEIPILLERSGLKGKGSITGFYTVLVEGDDFTEPIADIMKATLDGHIILDRDLSDRGIYPSVNILSSTSRSFHRILSFERQKLISKIRNLLSIYKNYEDLIKTGIYLKGSNKEVDLAISKYPKIIDFLSQGMQEEFNFEDLDDEIREILV
- the flgE gene encoding flagellar hook protein FlgE, which gives rise to MMRSLYSGVSGLQNHQTRMDVVGNNIANVNTIGFKKGRVNFQDMISQSITVASRPTDGRGGVNPKQVGLGMSVATIDTIHTQGSFQSTQKASDLGISGNGFFILRDGNNSFYTRAGAFDVDSDRRLVNSGNGMKIQGWMAKSIAGEQVINTSADVEDLVIPIGDKEAAKATEHITFACNLDKRLPVINEGGSEADIARGTWVVNKTIYDSFGNTNIVELRVIKDANVPNTWNATVLVNGETNSNFTMGFNNEGALLSLNGQPGQPGDLLEFPITFGVVNSNAGEIGEQQTVNLRLGNVGSYTDSITQFADSSTTKAIIQNGYGMGYMENYEIDHNGVITGVYSNGIRRDIGKIALASFVNPGGLAKAGDTNFSETSNSGQARIGETGLAGLGTIRAGVLEMANVDLAEQFTDMIVTQRGFQANAKTITTSDQLLQELVRLKS
- a CDS encoding flagellar protein — encoded protein: MNSFLSFVLRLVFWLLLIVFLLGLSFFLIDLFGIYRARDYLPSYIKTLVFKEDAQFSEYTNISLDEIRMIKEKEAIYIKNQQVEKLREELKKREESLNKFEAELNQKQKDLDLKQKIIDDIVNKYKDEDKNFVQAALYLINMPPQDAVKRLEELNDEIAISYMRKVEDIAKKEGRSSIVPYWLSLMDSKKAAVLIRKMSVSSLE
- a CDS encoding flagellar hook-length control protein FliK produces the protein MILDKIGNNSQGLIKGLNLIDLNSGFTRDSKSVFSNLIFSEIKNLSQCRDLVQGFIKFLKNNGLIDNNFKSVSLKQSFIFEKLSDNSFISDLKSLLKKVEHLFNFENLEILNENLSFDSGFVNKKELSNTIENFLSDLNILFNNMNSLYNFDVLGIDFDSNHKELDFTKKDKESNIINIDVKNFKKNDNVKEFLNSGSKFRLVDSENSIGKYEIKETFDGITRFMGDLNSFNVKHMRESFISQMNDNLMSEWNLKINHNIVNKAKVVLKSNDTGEIRLILKPQRLGSIRINLNLDSNNNLLGKIIVDNHNVRALFEQNMYSLNKMLNDNGFNSSLNLSLAGSGSRFFSGDSKDDFKSQESPFNKGKIFKVEDDVEISDDLEKSINFIV